The following proteins are encoded in a genomic region of Alistipes shahii WAL 8301:
- a CDS encoding YncE family protein encodes MKRILMLASLLAAGMPLGAQNLGSEYRLKRVIPVEGRQGVAADSNFYYVSGSTALYKYDKQGRLAAKNERPFEGLPLAANHIGDIDVWDGEIYAGIETFDDGRGENIQVAVYDANTLKWKRSIDWEPSSGQVEVCGLAVDRDGDMVWMADWVDGRYVYGYNRKTGRYVRKVHLRPVPQWQQGIFMVGGRMLISADDGDADLDEPDNLYVADLRDGKSYATVLPFRSMADFRRPGEIEGLAVDPATDDLLVLANRGARIVLGMPRGFYPGYDGEVHEVYVFEKVK; translated from the coding sequence ATGAAACGAATTTTGATGCTGGCGTCGCTGCTGGCGGCCGGAATGCCGCTCGGGGCGCAGAATTTGGGGTCGGAGTACCGGCTGAAACGCGTGATTCCCGTCGAGGGACGGCAGGGTGTCGCCGCCGATTCGAATTTTTACTATGTGTCGGGCAGCACGGCGCTCTATAAATACGACAAGCAGGGGCGGCTGGCGGCCAAAAACGAGCGGCCGTTCGAGGGGCTGCCGCTGGCTGCCAACCACATCGGCGACATCGACGTGTGGGACGGGGAGATTTACGCCGGGATCGAAACCTTCGACGACGGCCGCGGGGAGAATATCCAGGTGGCGGTCTACGACGCCAACACGTTGAAATGGAAACGCTCGATCGACTGGGAACCCTCGTCGGGGCAGGTCGAGGTGTGCGGGCTGGCGGTGGACCGCGACGGCGACATGGTCTGGATGGCCGACTGGGTCGACGGACGCTACGTCTACGGCTACAACCGGAAAACGGGGCGGTATGTCCGCAAGGTCCACCTGCGTCCCGTGCCCCAGTGGCAGCAGGGGATTTTCATGGTCGGCGGACGCATGCTGATCTCTGCGGACGACGGGGACGCCGACCTCGATGAACCGGACAACCTCTACGTTGCGGATTTGCGCGACGGAAAATCGTATGCTACGGTGCTTCCGTTCCGCTCGATGGCAGATTTCCGCCGTCCGGGCGAAATCGAAGGGCTGGCCGTCGATCCTGCGACGGACGATCTGCTGGTGCTGGCCAATCGCGGGGCGCGGATCGTGCTGGGCATGCCGCGGGGCTTCTATCCGGGCTACGACGGCGAGGTGCACGAAGTCTACGTCTTCGAGAAGGTGAAATAG
- a CDS encoding alpha/beta hydrolase, translated as MKKLLTTALLALTAALTAGAQSRTEVYTFPSEVLGAEKSCTVYLPDGYDRSQESYPVLYLLHGASGCHTDWTQKGDLRRIADEAIAAGMARPMIVVMPDASGEGPKRTGRHMGYFDVPGWDYERFFFEEFMPAVEKRYRIASDKAHRAVAGLSMGGGGTAVYALRHPELFGSACSMSGLLDMFPGRRSYDNAFQQSVADNSPVALLRGMTAEQLDGVRSVRWWVDCGDDDFLWKCNVDFYTLMRERDIPLQYRMRDGGHTWRYWQTVLPDALTFVSNGFGK; from the coding sequence ATGAAAAAACTGCTGACCACCGCCCTGCTTGCGCTCACCGCGGCCCTGACGGCCGGAGCGCAGAGCCGCACCGAAGTCTACACCTTCCCGAGCGAGGTCCTCGGGGCCGAAAAGAGCTGCACGGTCTACCTGCCCGACGGCTACGACCGCTCGCAGGAGTCCTACCCCGTGCTCTACCTGCTGCACGGCGCCAGCGGCTGCCACACCGACTGGACACAGAAAGGCGACCTGCGCCGCATCGCCGACGAAGCCATCGCCGCAGGCATGGCCCGACCGATGATCGTCGTCATGCCCGACGCCTCGGGCGAAGGCCCGAAACGCACGGGCAGACACATGGGCTATTTCGACGTTCCGGGCTGGGACTACGAACGGTTCTTCTTCGAAGAGTTCATGCCCGCCGTCGAAAAACGCTACCGCATCGCCTCCGACAAGGCGCACCGCGCCGTTGCGGGGCTGTCGATGGGCGGCGGCGGCACGGCGGTCTACGCCCTGCGCCACCCCGAACTGTTCGGCTCGGCCTGTTCGATGAGCGGCCTGCTGGACATGTTCCCCGGCCGCCGCAGCTACGACAACGCCTTCCAGCAATCCGTCGCCGACAACTCGCCCGTGGCCCTGCTGCGCGGAATGACCGCCGAACAGCTCGACGGCGTGCGCTCGGTCCGCTGGTGGGTCGACTGCGGCGACGACGATTTCCTCTGGAAATGCAACGTCGATTTCTACACGCTCATGCGCGAGCGCGACATTCCCCTGCAATACCGCATGCGCGACGGCGGCCACACCTGGCGCTACTGGCAGACGGTGCTGCCCGACGCGCTGACATTCGTTTCGAACGGATTCGGCAAATGA
- a CDS encoding class I SAM-dependent rRNA methyltransferase: MIPQIYLRKGKEESLLRRHPWIFSGAIDHIKAEEESDFAEGALVEVYTRQGEFMALGHYQVGSIAVRVLTFEREEIDQAWWNLRIAVAYDVRRTLDLTDNPATTCYRLVHGEGDSLPGLVVDIYGPVAVIQCHSAGMYHARMQIAEALRTVYGARLTAIYDKSSQTLPFKAALGAVDGYLWGTSDHASHIVLENGERFCVNWEKGQKTGFFLDQRENRQLVKRYAKGRTVLNTFCYTGGFSVYALSGGAGEVCSVDSSERAVALATENMQLNFGDNAAHSEVAADAVDYLKDIGDKYDLIILDPPAFAKHHKVLGNAMQGYKRLNARALSQIRPGGILFTFSCSQAVTKELFRTTVFSAAAIAGRKVRILHQLTQPADHPINIYHPEGEYLKGLVLYVE, translated from the coding sequence ATGATACCGCAAATTTACCTGCGCAAAGGCAAGGAGGAATCGCTTCTGCGCCGCCACCCGTGGATTTTCTCGGGCGCCATCGATCACATCAAAGCCGAGGAGGAGTCCGATTTCGCCGAAGGGGCGCTCGTCGAGGTCTACACCCGACAGGGCGAATTCATGGCCTTGGGCCACTACCAGGTGGGGTCGATCGCCGTGCGCGTGCTCACGTTCGAGCGCGAGGAGATCGACCAGGCGTGGTGGAACCTCCGGATCGCCGTCGCCTACGACGTGCGCCGCACGCTCGACCTCACGGACAACCCCGCGACGACCTGTTATCGCCTGGTCCACGGCGAGGGCGACTCGCTGCCGGGCCTCGTCGTCGACATCTACGGCCCGGTCGCCGTCATCCAGTGCCACTCGGCGGGCATGTACCACGCGCGGATGCAGATCGCCGAGGCGCTGCGCACGGTCTACGGCGCACGCCTCACGGCCATCTACGACAAATCGTCGCAGACGCTCCCCTTCAAGGCCGCCCTCGGAGCCGTCGACGGCTACCTGTGGGGAACCTCGGACCATGCGTCGCACATCGTTCTGGAAAACGGCGAGCGGTTCTGCGTCAACTGGGAAAAGGGGCAGAAAACGGGCTTCTTCCTCGACCAGCGCGAAAACCGCCAGCTGGTCAAACGCTACGCCAAGGGCCGCACCGTGCTCAACACCTTCTGCTACACGGGCGGGTTCTCGGTCTACGCCCTCTCGGGCGGCGCCGGGGAAGTCTGCTCGGTGGACTCTTCCGAGCGCGCCGTGGCGCTGGCCACGGAGAACATGCAGCTCAACTTCGGCGACAATGCGGCCCACTCGGAGGTAGCCGCCGACGCGGTGGACTACCTGAAGGACATCGGCGACAAATACGACCTGATCATCCTCGACCCGCCGGCCTTCGCCAAGCACCACAAGGTGCTGGGCAACGCCATGCAGGGCTACAAGCGGCTCAACGCCCGGGCCTTGTCGCAGATCCGCCCCGGGGGCATCCTCTTCACGTTCTCCTGCTCGCAGGCCGTCACGAAAGAGCTGTTCCGCACGACGGTCTTTTCCGCCGCCGCCATCGCAGGCCGCAAGGTGCGCATCCTGCACCAGCTGACCCAGCCCGCCGACCACCCAATCAACATCTACCATCCCGAAGGCGAATACCTCAAGGGACTGGTGCTTTATGTAGAATAA
- a CDS encoding 3'-5' exonuclease, giving the protein MTTVNNFIDKISNEQTALLPAVEFRGEIRIVEHERDIAAACKTLAEQPVIGFDTETRPSFRPGVTFRVSLLQLSTPTVCYLFRLNKIPLAKPILQLLEDRRILKIGADVAGDLRSLRQIRHFRDGGFVDLQGIAPEWGIGEKSLRKLSAIVLGRRVSKAQRLSNWEAATLTDKQQLYAATDAWVCTRIYEQLLRTPKKPIRK; this is encoded by the coding sequence ATGACCACAGTTAACAACTTCATTGATAAAATCAGCAACGAGCAGACCGCCCTGCTCCCGGCCGTAGAGTTCCGGGGGGAGATCCGCATCGTCGAACACGAACGCGACATCGCCGCGGCCTGCAAAACGCTCGCCGAGCAGCCCGTCATCGGCTTCGACACCGAGACGCGCCCCTCGTTCCGCCCGGGCGTCACGTTCCGCGTATCGCTGCTGCAACTCTCCACGCCGACAGTCTGCTACCTGTTCCGGCTCAACAAGATTCCGCTGGCCAAGCCCATCCTGCAACTGCTCGAAGACAGGCGGATTCTCAAAATCGGCGCCGACGTGGCGGGCGACCTGCGCTCGCTGCGCCAGATCCGCCACTTCCGCGACGGGGGCTTCGTCGACTTGCAGGGCATCGCCCCCGAGTGGGGCATCGGGGAGAAGAGCCTGCGCAAGCTCTCGGCCATCGTGCTGGGCCGGCGCGTCTCGAAAGCCCAGCGGCTGAGCAACTGGGAAGCCGCGACCCTCACGGACAAACAGCAGCTCTATGCCGCGACCGACGCATGGGTCTGCACCCGCATTTACGAACAGCTGCTCCGCACACCGAAAAAACCGATCCGCAAATGA
- a CDS encoding ATP-dependent DNA helicase RecQ, translating into MKPAPDRIYDTLKRYWGFTEFRPVQLEIIRSVLEGRDTLALMPTGGGKSLTYQVPTLAREGLCIVVTPLIALMKDQVDRLRARAVPAVAIHSGLSPRQIDIALDNCAYGDVKFLYVAPERLATEAFRLRVVRMNVQLIAVDEAHCISQWGYDFRPSYLRIAELREKLPGVPVLALTASATKTVADDIMRHLKFPEPHILRSSFARPNLSYSVRRTDDKNGQLLRLVRNVPGTGIVYVRTREGTEQIADLLRQEGTTAAAYHGGLGHAERSLRQEEWLSGKTRVMVATNAFGMGIDKADVRFVVHYAMCDSLESYYQEAGRAGRDSQRAYALLLVASDDSDRIARRFEQEFPPLEKIKEIYERICSYLQIGIGDGGEASFLFNIHDFCARERLYSGTVTSALKLLQQNGYMTLTDAQENPARVMFCVSRDELYKLRVQRDELDHFIRTLLRLYNGVFTEFRPIDEGELATWSGYTVQRVKELLKRLWQLRVIRYIPSNRSPILFMNEERLPRADLYIAPETYKRRQELMRERFEQMIAYAANEQECRSAVLERYFGEENPAPCGVCDICLARKRAAKAAAREAGTAPGTALPEAAGDAPGSESALREKLLARLARSPADPHRLAAELACPPERLAEAVRELLGKGAVRTFADGRIALFSGPDGPDKAK; encoded by the coding sequence ATGAAACCCGCACCGGACAGGATATACGACACGCTGAAACGCTACTGGGGCTTCACGGAGTTCCGTCCCGTGCAGCTGGAGATCATCCGCTCCGTCCTGGAGGGCCGCGACACGCTGGCGCTGATGCCCACGGGCGGCGGGAAATCGCTCACGTATCAGGTTCCGACCCTCGCCCGCGAGGGGCTGTGCATCGTCGTCACGCCGCTCATCGCCCTGATGAAGGACCAGGTCGACCGGCTCCGGGCGCGGGCCGTCCCGGCCGTTGCGATCCATTCGGGCCTTTCGCCGCGGCAGATCGACATCGCGCTGGACAACTGCGCCTACGGCGACGTGAAATTCCTTTACGTGGCCCCCGAGCGGCTGGCGACCGAGGCGTTCCGCCTGCGCGTCGTGCGCATGAACGTACAGCTGATCGCCGTCGACGAGGCCCACTGCATCTCGCAGTGGGGCTACGACTTCCGGCCCTCGTACCTGCGCATCGCCGAGCTGCGCGAAAAACTCCCCGGCGTCCCCGTGCTGGCGCTCACCGCCTCGGCCACGAAAACAGTGGCCGACGACATCATGCGCCACCTGAAATTCCCCGAACCGCACATTCTGCGCAGCAGTTTCGCGCGCCCCAACCTCTCGTACAGCGTCCGCCGCACCGACGACAAGAACGGACAGCTGCTGCGGCTGGTCCGCAACGTCCCCGGCACGGGCATCGTCTACGTCCGCACGCGGGAGGGCACCGAGCAAATCGCCGACCTCCTGCGTCAGGAGGGCACGACGGCCGCCGCCTACCACGGCGGACTGGGACACGCCGAGCGGTCGCTGCGGCAGGAGGAGTGGCTCTCGGGCAAGACGCGCGTGATGGTGGCCACCAACGCCTTCGGCATGGGCATCGACAAAGCGGACGTGCGGTTCGTGGTCCACTATGCGATGTGCGACTCGCTCGAAAGCTACTACCAGGAGGCCGGCCGCGCGGGCCGCGACTCACAGCGTGCCTATGCCCTGCTGCTCGTGGCCTCGGACGACAGCGACCGCATCGCACGGCGTTTCGAGCAGGAGTTCCCTCCGCTGGAGAAGATCAAGGAGATCTACGAACGGATCTGTTCCTACCTGCAAATCGGCATCGGCGACGGCGGCGAAGCGTCGTTCCTGTTCAACATACACGACTTCTGCGCCCGCGAGCGCCTCTATTCGGGAACCGTCACGAGCGCCCTGAAACTGCTCCAGCAGAACGGCTACATGACCCTCACCGACGCACAGGAGAACCCCGCGCGGGTGATGTTCTGCGTCAGCCGCGACGAGCTGTACAAACTCCGCGTGCAGCGCGACGAACTCGACCACTTCATCCGCACCCTGCTGCGGCTCTACAACGGCGTCTTCACCGAGTTCCGCCCCATCGACGAGGGCGAACTGGCCACCTGGAGCGGCTACACCGTCCAGCGGGTCAAGGAGCTGCTCAAACGGCTCTGGCAGCTGCGCGTGATCCGCTACATCCCCTCGAACCGCTCGCCCATCCTCTTTATGAACGAGGAACGCCTTCCGCGCGCCGACCTCTACATAGCCCCCGAGACCTATAAGCGGCGGCAGGAGCTGATGCGCGAACGCTTCGAACAGATGATCGCCTACGCCGCCAACGAGCAGGAGTGCCGCAGCGCCGTGCTGGAGCGGTATTTCGGCGAGGAAAACCCCGCGCCGTGCGGGGTCTGCGACATCTGCCTGGCCCGCAAACGGGCCGCGAAAGCCGCCGCCCGGGAGGCCGGAACCGCTCCCGGAACCGCTCTCCCCGAAGCGGCAGGCGATGCGCCCGGCTCCGAAAGCGCCCTGCGCGAAAAACTCCTGGCGCGCCTCGCCCGGTCCCCGGCCGACCCGCACCGGCTCGCCGCCGAACTGGCCTGCCCGCCCGAACGGCTGGCCGAAGCAGTGCGCGAACTGCTCGGGAAAGGGGCGGTCCGGACCTTCGCAGACGGACGCATCGCGCTTTTCAGCGGTCCCGACGGCCCGGACAAGGCAAAATAG
- a CDS encoding PqqD family protein, with protein sequence MKIREEFKVREMAGEHVIVMPGRGGAADMTRIVSLNPSSMYLWEKLRGREFTAADAALLLTERYEVDADTARKDAGRWIASLAECGIVEE encoded by the coding sequence ATGAAGATACGCGAAGAATTCAAAGTCCGGGAGATGGCCGGCGAGCACGTGATCGTGATGCCGGGGCGCGGAGGCGCCGCCGATATGACACGCATCGTGTCGCTCAATCCTTCGTCGATGTATCTGTGGGAGAAGCTGCGGGGACGCGAGTTTACGGCTGCGGATGCCGCGCTGCTGCTCACCGAACGTTACGAGGTCGACGCCGACACGGCCCGGAAGGATGCCGGGCGGTGGATCGCGAGCCTCGCCGAATGCGGAATCGTGGAAGAGTAG
- a CDS encoding TonB-dependent receptor, with amino-acid sequence MKFFKITVFSFFALAACGSLRAQDLRGVVRDAENQPLVGASVYWAGTTIGASTDAQGAFLLHRVKGYDKLVASYLGFVNDTLDVKNGVDKVAFALRSEGVALEGVVVEGNLSGNFVKRDGIVKGEMISFAGLCKMACCNLAESFENSASVTVGYSDAISGARQIKMLGLAGTYTQILDENRPIMRGLSAPYGLSYTPGMWLNSIQVSKGVASVTAGHEAITGQINLEHRKPTDDERLFVNLYLDDELRPEANVSTAFPVTKDKKLSSVILLHGSMDTDARKMDHNHDGFRDLPKSDQINVANKWLYAADNGTQVRWGWKFVQENRLGGMLDYKNTRTMREAMEKDWDWRAGDKKMPLYGSHIRNRNANGYFKVGMPVGPAVYDPDEQDEMRSNLAFVADFDHFSEDAYFGLNDYTGNQNSLALNLMYNHYFTYRSSLIVGVQGHLDYYREKLLNPTPWIAANSVRNYDFDRNEREAGAYAEYTYAIKDKFSIVAGLRGDYNHYYDRFFLTPRGHLKWNITPSTTLRASGGLGYRSTNVITDNIGVLATGRAITFLDNESGKFDFRKFDRMEKALTVGGSLTQTFGLVNPGDATLSFDYFRTQFYNSVVADQEMYADRIVFYDTDGRSYSDTYQIDFSWSPVERLDIFATFRYTDSEMTIRRADGGTARVERPLVSQYKTLLNIQYATKFRRWVFDATAQLNGPARIPTQTGDLDDSYYSPRYPMFFAQVSRKVGKFDIYAGCENIADYRQKDPILNAQDPYDYKFNSMNVWGPLMGRKFYVGLRFNLY; translated from the coding sequence ATGAAATTTTTCAAAATCACTGTATTTTCATTTTTCGCCCTCGCCGCGTGCGGTTCGCTCCGTGCGCAGGATTTGCGGGGCGTGGTCCGCGATGCCGAGAATCAACCGCTTGTCGGCGCCTCGGTCTACTGGGCCGGTACGACCATCGGAGCCAGCACCGACGCCCAGGGTGCGTTCCTCCTTCACCGCGTAAAGGGCTACGACAAGCTCGTGGCCTCGTATCTGGGCTTCGTCAACGACACGCTGGACGTGAAAAACGGCGTCGACAAGGTCGCGTTCGCGCTCCGTTCGGAGGGCGTGGCGCTGGAAGGCGTCGTCGTCGAGGGCAATTTAAGCGGCAACTTCGTCAAGCGCGACGGCATCGTCAAGGGCGAGATGATCTCCTTTGCGGGTCTTTGCAAGATGGCCTGCTGCAACCTGGCCGAGTCGTTCGAGAATTCGGCTTCGGTGACCGTCGGTTACAGCGACGCCATTTCCGGCGCCCGGCAGATCAAGATGCTGGGGCTGGCCGGAACCTATACGCAGATTCTCGACGAGAACCGCCCGATCATGCGCGGCCTGAGCGCTCCCTACGGATTGAGTTACACGCCCGGCATGTGGCTCAACTCGATCCAGGTGTCGAAGGGCGTGGCTTCGGTCACGGCGGGCCATGAGGCCATCACGGGGCAGATCAACCTCGAACACCGCAAGCCGACGGACGACGAGCGGCTGTTCGTGAACCTCTACCTCGACGACGAACTGCGCCCCGAGGCCAATGTTTCGACGGCCTTTCCCGTGACGAAGGACAAGAAACTGTCGAGCGTCATTCTGCTTCACGGTTCGATGGACACCGACGCCCGGAAGATGGACCACAACCACGACGGCTTCCGCGACCTGCCGAAATCCGACCAGATCAACGTGGCCAACAAGTGGCTCTATGCCGCCGACAACGGCACGCAGGTGCGCTGGGGCTGGAAGTTCGTGCAGGAGAATCGTCTGGGCGGCATGCTCGACTACAAGAACACCCGGACCATGCGCGAGGCGATGGAGAAGGACTGGGACTGGCGGGCCGGCGACAAGAAGATGCCGCTCTACGGTTCGCACATCCGCAACCGCAACGCCAACGGCTATTTTAAAGTCGGTATGCCGGTCGGTCCGGCGGTCTACGACCCCGACGAACAGGACGAGATGCGCTCGAACCTGGCGTTCGTCGCCGACTTCGACCACTTCAGCGAAGACGCCTATTTCGGGCTGAACGACTACACGGGCAACCAGAATTCGCTGGCGCTGAATCTGATGTACAACCACTATTTCACCTACCGTTCGTCGCTGATCGTCGGCGTGCAGGGGCATTTGGACTACTACCGCGAGAAGCTCCTCAATCCCACGCCGTGGATCGCCGCCAACAGCGTCCGCAACTACGATTTCGACCGCAACGAGCGCGAGGCCGGAGCCTATGCCGAGTATACCTACGCCATCAAGGACAAGTTCTCGATCGTGGCCGGACTTCGCGGCGACTACAATCACTATTACGACCGCTTTTTCCTCACGCCCCGCGGCCATCTGAAGTGGAACATCACCCCCTCGACGACGCTCCGCGCCTCGGGCGGTCTGGGTTACCGTTCGACGAACGTCATCACCGACAATATCGGCGTCCTGGCCACGGGCCGGGCGATCACGTTCCTCGACAATGAATCGGGGAAGTTCGATTTCCGGAAATTCGACCGTATGGAGAAGGCCCTGACCGTCGGCGGAAGCCTTACGCAGACTTTCGGACTGGTGAACCCCGGCGATGCGACGCTGAGCTTCGACTATTTCCGCACGCAGTTCTACAACTCGGTCGTGGCCGATCAGGAGATGTATGCCGACCGGATCGTTTTCTACGACACCGACGGACGTTCGTACAGCGACACCTACCAGATCGACTTCTCGTGGTCGCCGGTCGAGCGGCTCGACATCTTCGCCACGTTCCGCTATACGGACAGCGAAATGACGATCAGGCGCGCCGACGGCGGTACGGCCCGCGTGGAGCGTCCGCTGGTGAGCCAGTACAAGACGCTGCTCAACATTCAGTATGCCACGAAGTTCCGCCGCTGGGTGTTCGACGCCACGGCGCAGCTCAACGGTCCGGCACGCATCCCGACGCAGACGGGCGACCTCGACGACAGCTACTATTCGCCCCGTTATCCGATGTTCTTCGCGCAGGTGAGCCGCAAGGTGGGCAAGTTCGACATTTACGCCGGGTGCGAGAATATCGCCGACTACCGCCAGAAGGACCCGATTCTCAATGCGCAGGACCCCTACGACTACAAGTTCAACTCGATGAACGTCTGGGGACCGCTCATGGGCCGCAAGTTCTATGTCGGTTTACGGTTTAATCTCTATTAG
- a CDS encoding heavy-metal-associated domain-containing protein, whose translation MKKILMICLALVMGLGMCAAAGKPAQKKEVTTVFVTDIDCEHCVKKIMNNVPSLGKGIKDVKVDLPKKEVTVIYDASKNNDENIVKGFATIKVKAEPKKAPAKK comes from the coding sequence ATGAAAAAGATTCTGATGATTTGCCTGGCTCTGGTGATGGGCCTCGGCATGTGCGCTGCGGCCGGCAAACCGGCGCAGAAGAAAGAGGTGACGACGGTGTTCGTTACGGACATCGACTGCGAACACTGCGTGAAGAAGATTATGAACAACGTTCCGTCGCTCGGCAAGGGCATCAAGGACGTGAAGGTGGACCTGCCGAAGAAGGAGGTCACCGTGATTTACGACGCTTCGAAGAACAACGACGAGAACATCGTCAAGGGGTTCGCCACGATCAAGGTGAAGGCCGAACCCAAGAAAGCCCCTGCGAAGAAATAG
- a CDS encoding RNA polymerase sigma factor: MQTEEQELIRRIAGGETRLCARLVDRYGRAVYTLAARIAGCTEDAEELTQDIFLKAFSSLDRSGKFRPRNCPQASPRG, translated from the coding sequence ATGCAAACGGAAGAACAGGAACTGATCCGACGAATCGCGGGCGGAGAGACCCGTCTCTGCGCCCGCTTGGTCGATCGCTACGGAAGGGCGGTTTACACGCTGGCCGCACGAATCGCCGGATGCACGGAGGACGCCGAAGAGCTGACGCAGGACATTTTTCTGAAGGCCTTCTCCAGTCTGGACCGGTCCGGCAAGTTCCGCCCCCGGAACTGCCCGCAGGCTTCACCCCGCGGCTGA
- a CDS encoding DUF6249 domain-containing protein, with translation MNFIMVPLVTGIVTLGIYKFFELLICRRERREIIGKLEPGSLIDYLKLVPMGLRTGATIRTASETAPGIPAGALKVGCLLLGLGAGLLFGFMLTRITEIQSYDTRRVVYGGSVLVFGGLGLIVSFIVERVLSRRR, from the coding sequence ATGAATTTTATCATGGTCCCGCTGGTGACGGGAATCGTCACGCTGGGAATTTACAAGTTCTTCGAACTGCTTATCTGTCGCCGCGAGCGGCGCGAGATTATCGGGAAACTCGAACCCGGTTCGCTGATCGATTACCTGAAACTGGTACCGATGGGGCTGCGGACGGGCGCCACGATACGGACTGCGTCCGAAACTGCTCCGGGTATCCCGGCCGGGGCGCTGAAAGTCGGCTGCTTGCTGCTGGGGCTGGGCGCCGGGCTGCTTTTCGGCTTTATGCTGACCCGGATAACCGAAATCCAGTCCTATGACACGCGCCGCGTCGTTTACGGCGGTTCGGTGCTCGTTTTCGGAGGCCTGGGGCTGATCGTCTCGTTCATCGTGGAGCGCGTTCTCTCCCGCAGGAGGTAG
- a CDS encoding MBL fold metallo-hydrolase, translating to MSLLSIFGCGRAKTPEYPADRLSARDGTEFTITFFKHASLAISVGGKYIYVDPVSANADYGALPKADVVLITHSHYDHLDVAAVEKLLAADTEILCDRTSAEAFEMNCYTMHPGSVATPRDYVKVEAVAAYNTTPGHLQFHPREREDCGYVLTIGGTRIYIAGDTEPTPELKALRKIDIAFLPVNQPYTMTVDQAVEAVKALKPAIFYPYHYGEVDEKTDIDRLARELEGVTEVRIRPME from the coding sequence ATGTCACTGCTCTCCATTTTCGGCTGCGGCCGCGCAAAAACCCCCGAATATCCCGCCGACCGGCTCTCCGCCCGCGACGGGACCGAATTCACGATCACCTTTTTCAAGCACGCTTCGCTCGCGATCTCCGTGGGCGGCAAATACATCTACGTCGATCCCGTGAGCGCCAACGCCGACTACGGCGCATTGCCGAAAGCCGACGTCGTGCTGATCACCCACTCGCACTACGACCACCTCGACGTGGCGGCCGTCGAGAAGCTGCTCGCCGCCGACACCGAAATCCTTTGCGACCGGACCTCGGCCGAAGCTTTCGAAATGAACTGCTACACGATGCATCCGGGCAGCGTCGCCACGCCGCGCGACTATGTGAAGGTCGAGGCCGTCGCGGCCTATAACACCACGCCGGGCCATCTGCAATTCCACCCCCGGGAGCGCGAGGACTGCGGCTATGTGCTGACCATCGGCGGCACGCGCATCTACATCGCGGGCGACACGGAACCCACCCCCGAACTGAAGGCGCTCCGAAAGATCGACATCGCCTTTCTGCCCGTGAACCAGCCCTACACGATGACCGTCGACCAGGCCGTCGAAGCGGTGAAGGCACTGAAACCGGCGATCTTCTACCCCTACCACTACGGCGAGGTGGACGAAAAGACCGACATCGACCGTCTGGCCCGCGAGCTGGAGGGCGTGACGGAGGTCCGCATCCGGCCGATGGAATAG